A region of Mycoplasmopsis bovirhinis DNA encodes the following proteins:
- the recA gene encoding recombinase RecA, protein MAEETTINLNNKSIIKSAISQIEKKFGKESIMLLGDVQDATVETFHSGSYILDNILGIGGYPKGRIIEIYGPEGSGKTTLSLHAIAEVQKKGGIAAFIDAEHSIDPIFASKLGVNTDNLILSQPDSGEQALEIVDILARLGNIDLIVVDSVAALVPLAELNGEMNDQQIGAQARLMSKALRKITGNLNKNKTTIIFINQIREKVGVIFGNPETTPGGRALKFYASIRIEVRKGTQITGDKEISGNEIKFKIVKNKLAPPYKSAQTELAFSEGIDKYGELVDIAVDKKIFEKKGAWYSYEGNNVAQGKKNAKDYIKENEHIKEKILLAIENIQT, encoded by the coding sequence ATGGCCGAAGAAACAACAATTAACTTAAATAATAAATCAATTATTAAAAGTGCAATCTCACAAATAGAAAAAAAATTTGGCAAAGAGTCAATTATGTTATTGGGAGATGTACAAGATGCAACTGTAGAAACTTTCCATAGCGGAAGTTATATCTTAGATAATATTTTAGGAATTGGTGGTTACCCTAAAGGACGAATTATTGAAATTTATGGACCAGAAGGTTCAGGGAAAACTACTTTATCATTACACGCAATTGCTGAGGTACAAAAAAAAGGAGGAATAGCCGCATTTATTGATGCAGAGCATTCCATTGATCCTATTTTTGCAAGCAAGTTAGGGGTTAACACTGATAATTTAATTTTATCGCAACCTGATTCGGGAGAACAAGCTTTAGAAATTGTTGATATTTTAGCAAGACTTGGCAATATTGACTTAATTGTAGTTGATAGTGTTGCTGCATTAGTTCCACTTGCTGAATTAAATGGAGAAATGAATGATCAACAAATTGGTGCACAAGCAAGATTAATGTCTAAAGCTTTAAGAAAGATTACTGGAAATTTAAATAAAAACAAAACAACCATTATTTTTATTAACCAAATTCGAGAAAAAGTAGGAGTTATTTTTGGGAATCCAGAAACAACACCTGGCGGACGAGCTTTAAAGTTTTATGCAAGCATTAGAATTGAAGTTCGTAAAGGTACACAAATTACAGGTGACAAAGAGATTTCAGGAAATGAAATAAAATTTAAAATTGTTAAAAATAAGTTAGCTCCTCCTTATAAGTCTGCGCAAACTGAACTTGCTTTTAGTGAAGGGATTGATAAATATGGGGAACTTGTCGATATTGCAGTTGATAAAAAAATCTTTGAAAAAAAAGGTGCTTGGTATAGTTATGAAGGAAACAATGTAGCCCAAGGCAAAAAAAACGCCAAAGATTATATTAAAGAAAATGAACATATTAAAGAAAAAATCCTTTTAGCAATCGAAAATATTCAAACATAA
- a CDS encoding Z1 domain-containing protein, with protein sequence MTQLMRLWLNKMDSNKIILTKVVGDKKVADNYINLAKLNGFYIKRFKEFLAKSEDSQTISNILSNSYQAIYNFKNPTGNINQYSPIKILCLGKVQSGKTSFFLASTALAFDNGYDIAYILAGTKLKLKDQNFNRLVEGFKNNEKVKIFNLNSSFKEDIKDLIKQGCKIILVVLKNPAENTNLGKMMQLAKLYSGIPSIVIDDEGDEFTPGAPKSKKRGISNKTHDNIVDIITSFKICTFLSVTATPQANLLISTYDHISPDRALLVKPGKNYTGGRSFFDTIDNPHIKVIDDNDDFENSIPDSFKEALYLFIFSCALKRAQGDYKPFSMLVHPSSFNKIQDIVGLRIKKYINTTITSGLEDKNSIYFDDLKTEISKCYKEYYELNNGIIKIEFKKIVDELSNVVKNLNLQVINHNNIEKEKTNFLYNIKVGGNMLGRGLTLDRLIVSYIYRDSKEAQVDTMYQRCRWFGYKNNYFDICRVFMTKELQRKFMAIVSNEDHMWNALQAFLESNLNLKQFKRTFLLEHDNLVLTRKSVSNTVSLKVISYGNKEDLSVELTNQQKEHNRNLYLNFCKKYGSKGKLIDFDTSQEHNQRHLLLKLSFNEFYNEFLSKLVFGFTSPFSLESFAIINNRIKQGLQSDEILIMLMRYQKGQYRSYTDSTNTSIKRLFQGQNHGTKFSGDRYPVDINGNDYTNIPFIQIHMVDIFNKMPIFESCIPLITFNNPLTSQTIKLVTGDNVYE encoded by the coding sequence TTGACACAATTAATGAGATTATGGTTAAACAAAATGGATAGCAATAAAATTATTTTAACTAAAGTTGTTGGAGATAAAAAAGTTGCAGATAACTATATAAATTTAGCCAAATTAAACGGTTTTTATATAAAAAGATTTAAAGAATTTCTTGCAAAATCAGAAGATAGTCAAACAATTTCTAATATTCTTTCAAATTCATATCAAGCAATTTATAATTTTAAAAATCCAACTGGTAATATTAATCAATATAGTCCTATTAAAATATTATGTTTAGGCAAGGTACAAAGTGGGAAAACATCATTTTTTTTAGCATCAACGGCGCTGGCATTTGATAATGGGTATGATATTGCTTATATACTAGCTGGGACTAAATTAAAATTAAAAGACCAAAATTTTAATAGACTAGTTGAAGGATTCAAAAATAACGAGAAAGTAAAAATTTTTAATTTAAATTCCTCATTTAAGGAAGATATAAAGGATTTAATTAAACAAGGATGTAAAATTATATTAGTTGTTTTAAAAAATCCTGCAGAAAATACTAATTTGGGGAAAATGATGCAATTGGCAAAATTATATTCTGGAATACCATCAATTGTTATCGATGATGAGGGAGATGAATTTACTCCAGGAGCTCCAAAATCTAAAAAAAGGGGAATATCTAATAAAACTCATGACAATATAGTTGATATTATTACTTCTTTTAAGATATGCACATTTTTATCAGTTACAGCAACCCCACAAGCTAATTTACTCATTTCAACCTATGACCATATCTCACCTGATAGAGCTTTATTGGTTAAGCCAGGGAAAAATTATACTGGAGGAAGATCCTTTTTTGATACTATTGATAATCCACATATAAAAGTAATTGATGATAATGATGATTTTGAAAATTCAATACCTGATTCATTTAAAGAAGCCTTATATTTATTTATTTTTTCATGCGCTTTAAAGCGAGCACAAGGAGACTATAAACCTTTTTCAATGCTTGTACATCCTTCTTCATTTAACAAAATCCAAGATATTGTTGGATTACGTATAAAAAAATATATTAATACAACAATTACTTCGGGACTTGAAGATAAAAATTCTATATATTTTGATGATCTTAAAACTGAAATAAGTAAATGTTACAAAGAATATTATGAATTAAATAATGGTATTATCAAAATTGAGTTTAAAAAAATAGTTGATGAACTTTCCAATGTTGTAAAAAATCTTAATTTACAAGTGATCAACCATAATAATATTGAAAAGGAAAAAACAAACTTTCTTTATAACATTAAAGTAGGTGGCAACATGTTAGGGCGCGGCCTTACTTTGGATCGTTTAATCGTTTCATATATTTACCGAGATTCAAAAGAGGCACAAGTAGACACTATGTATCAAAGATGCCGCTGATTTGGATATAAAAATAATTATTTTGATATTTGCAGAGTATTTATGACTAAAGAACTACAAAGAAAATTTATGGCTATTGTATCAAATGAGGATCATATGTGAAATGCTTTGCAAGCATTTTTAGAGTCAAATTTGAATCTAAAGCAGTTTAAACGAACCTTTTTATTAGAACATGATAACTTAGTTTTAACACGCAAAAGTGTGTCAAATACTGTTAGTTTAAAAGTTATTTCATATGGTAATAAAGAAGATTTATCTGTAGAATTAACCAACCAACAAAAAGAACATAATCGAAATTTATATTTAAATTTTTGTAAAAAATATGGATCAAAAGGAAAATTAATTGATTTTGACACATCGCAAGAACATAATCAAAGGCATTTATTGTTAAAGCTAAGTTTTAATGAGTTTTATAATGAATTTTTATCTAAACTTGTTTTTGGATTTACTAGTCCATTTAGTCTAGAAAGTTTTGCAATAATTAATAATAGAATAAAACAAGGGTTACAAAGTGATGAAATTTTAATTATGCTTATGAGGTATCAAAAAGGTCAGTATCGTTCTTATACTGATTCCACAAATACATCTATAAAAAGATTGTTTCAAGGTCAAAATCATGGAACTAAATTTTCTGGTGATAGGTACCCAGTTGATATAAATGGAAATGATTATACAAATATTCCATTCATTCAAATACATATGGTAGATATTTTTAATAAAATGCCTATATTTGAATCATGTATCCCATTAATAACTTTTAATAATCCTTTAACATCTCAAACAATAAAATTGGTTACAGGAGATAATGTTTATGAATAA
- a CDS encoding ATP-binding protein translates to MNNTKKYDITIGSGFIKNFQFENYKLERVFSEFIDNSLQSFLDNQDILKNLEDGKKCKVSIIWDKNQIIIEDNSFGMNEEEFGRALKLNAKNPNANKDNQLGMYGIGLKYASVYLGNKYTISTTRYDSGSRISASVDIDELSENNPNEIEAIFDHDQKENHGTIITITKLVKELNNPNKENELREKLGTIYHHYLERGILNITLNKIPIKYEKPEIYMDENQQRYIRNINDSFTFKNITYKFTGWIGILNKGNRSKTGLNMMQANRCIALNYKPEKIFDKGNLFPTLRVVGEIRFEGKNYVLSYTKDKFVWNHDGAEDKFLEKLASNESVSYIIKQSKKIRVKDDDRKISNQTKKILSDSAASTPTIKEDINNNEEKSVKELPKNEFEKDVDEIIFEKYNVLVNDQLVYLYVSIQRLSSDVDCLQFDKYKDGYSLIININNQFYVNKFKKNGTIASVNSIIIILVQSMLQSQSLGIKLADSIKLLDTINEIMVKQNG, encoded by the coding sequence ATGAATAATACTAAGAAGTACGATATAACTATAGGATCTGGTTTTATAAAAAATTTTCAATTTGAAAATTATAAACTTGAACGCGTTTTTTCTGAATTTATAGATAATTCTTTACAAAGTTTCTTAGACAACCAGGATATTTTAAAAAACCTTGAAGATGGTAAAAAGTGTAAAGTTTCAATTATTTGAGATAAAAATCAAATTATTATTGAAGATAATTCGTTTGGTATGAATGAGGAAGAATTTGGTAGAGCTTTAAAACTAAATGCAAAAAACCCAAATGCAAATAAAGATAATCAGTTAGGGATGTATGGTATAGGCTTAAAATATGCTTCTGTTTACTTAGGTAATAAATATACAATATCCACAACAAGATATGATTCTGGTTCTAGAATTAGTGCGTCTGTTGATATTGATGAGTTATCGGAAAATAATCCAAACGAAATTGAAGCAATCTTTGACCATGATCAAAAAGAAAACCATGGGACAATTATAACAATTACTAAATTAGTAAAAGAACTTAATAACCCAAATAAGGAAAATGAGCTGCGTGAAAAGCTTGGTACAATCTATCACCATTATTTAGAGAGGGGTATTTTAAATATTACGTTAAATAAAATACCTATAAAGTATGAAAAGCCCGAAATATATATGGATGAAAATCAGCAAAGATATATTCGTAATATTAATGATTCATTTACTTTTAAAAATATAACATACAAATTCACAGGTTGAATAGGAATCCTTAATAAAGGAAATCGTAGTAAAACTGGTCTAAACATGATGCAAGCAAATAGGTGTATTGCACTTAACTATAAACCTGAAAAAATATTTGATAAAGGTAATTTATTTCCAACCCTCCGAGTAGTTGGCGAAATAAGATTTGAAGGAAAAAATTATGTTTTATCCTATACTAAAGATAAATTTGTTTGGAATCACGACGGTGCAGAGGATAAATTTCTTGAGAAATTAGCTTCAAATGAAAGCGTCTCATATATTATTAAACAATCTAAAAAAATTCGTGTAAAAGATGATGATAGAAAAATTAGTAATCAAACTAAAAAGATCTTGTCAGATAGTGCAGCAAGTACACCAACTATTAAAGAAGATATTAACAATAATGAGGAAAAATCAGTTAAAGAACTCCCAAAGAATGAATTTGAAAAAGATGTTGATGAAATTATATTTGAAAAATATAATGTTTTAGTAAATGATCAATTGGTTTATTTATATGTATCAATTCAAAGGCTTTCTTCAGATGTAGATTGCTTACAGTTTGATAAATATAAAGATGGCTATTCTCTTATTATAAATATTAATAATCAGTTTTATGTTAATAAATTTAAAAAAAACGGAACAATTGCATCAGTTAATTCAATTATTATAATATTAGTTCAGAGTATGCTTCAAAGCCAAAGTTTGGGTATTAAATTGGCTGATTCTATAAAATTGCTTGACACAATTAATGAGATTATGGTTAAACAAAATGGATAG
- a CDS encoding ribonuclease HIII: protein MKFVESLPKNLNKNILGIDETGVGDYFTPLIACGALLPKEMHQWAVDLGVKDSKLLSENKIKEIAQELKSKIPHAVYVLSQQGYNTMVNKKFNANEIKFFAHANAILNFDKKYKIANKEILIDKYSTIKAIEKYSNRFLFIESFQEICQIYNKIYLEEKAESKCLSVACASIIARAYLIEYMEKQTKEWNFAFPLGANTSVKQAVLKFKELHGQDSLNKVTKTSFKI, encoded by the coding sequence GTGAAATTTGTTGAATCATTACCAAAGAATTTAAATAAGAATATTTTAGGTATTGATGAAACAGGGGTAGGCGATTACTTTACTCCTTTAATTGCTTGCGGTGCATTATTACCAAAAGAAATGCACCAATGAGCAGTAGATTTAGGAGTTAAAGATTCTAAATTGCTTTCAGAAAACAAAATCAAAGAAATTGCTCAAGAATTAAAAAGTAAAATACCGCACGCTGTATATGTTTTATCACAACAAGGGTACAACACAATGGTAAACAAGAAATTTAATGCTAATGAAATTAAATTTTTTGCTCATGCTAATGCAATTCTAAATTTTGATAAAAAGTATAAGATCGCTAATAAAGAAATTTTAATTGACAAATATTCAACTATAAAAGCAATTGAAAAATATTCTAATAGGTTTTTATTCATTGAAAGTTTTCAAGAGATTTGTCAAATCTATAATAAAATATATTTAGAAGAAAAAGCAGAAAGTAAATGTTTATCAGTAGCTTGTGCCTCAATTATAGCCAGGGCTTATTTAATTGAATATATGGAAAAACAAACTAAGGAATGAAATTTTGCTTTTCCATTGGGTGCAAATACAAGTGTAAAACAAGCAGTTTTAAAATTTAAAGAACTGCATGGGCAAGATTCTTTAAATAAAGTGACTAAAACAAGTTTCAAAATTTAA
- the mip gene encoding Ig-specific serine endopeptidase MIP, translated as MKKKLNLILGAISTSLPFALIGCTNSQESKPDNGQNSTNNAVENFKTTHAEILAKNQNNITEEDEAKVTAALSAYSLLNEQTKNALTSQKTLLEQLAAKIFNLKQIITPSQDQKDSQTPPKSGNAQGSNNQSQNDQTNPANGETTTNRSASAQLRLDFFVNWNNEQRYDYENNREVEKLKTSHENGLNNSSQYPQNYRSVWQLQKDLDTTQTNKTKFDNLAKSMKLDTFDNNRFKSFTVPSYKEDGTIDGLNIQKKLVIHESDIEYLIAGENQTHGLGLGRTLTNEKYKDIALETFAITVDNQGATSANDPLAGRQYSGTAWILDYELSEDGKYPTKWYLASNLHVIQYLGSDTKNLWLGRVDEDTPLNQTISTKDRLKSEKNSPGVFNEWFTKFKLNLTDPALKDKVKLVYTAVDFLKKDPKDYLSQSQQTEFGEYKEYSDFAVFEIDLTGVSGNSGFEVYSQKPNSNSVANAEEFLKRLTNNYATKQEKQSSLLKESYLKNYDPINIPIANNNANTNKDYLLSLGYPANFGPHIKIPNNISGDRETIIRWVEQYYNIDFGNQMNLWTNEISKNPKWLQINPQTSEATSVEIPSIVGNRLTSHVSTHTFKDKPGVFDAFLSWPLVNNTERPLTVNYNGKLTPLIQMGLGYALANYEGPGGASGSSVRNQKNQLVGIFHSVANFTLLGMAAAFRSEGFDYQGLYGSYNLPQYDLIYGGGKDQASSYREALAKVRPNIKTRLFKNGASATYEEFKFNE; from the coding sequence ATGAAAAAGAAATTAAATTTAATCTTAGGGGCTATTTCAACTAGTTTGCCTTTTGCATTAATTGGTTGCACTAACTCACAAGAATCTAAACCAGATAATGGGCAAAACTCAACTAATAATGCAGTAGAAAACTTCAAAACTACTCATGCTGAAATTTTAGCTAAAAATCAAAATAACATTACTGAAGAAGACGAAGCTAAAGTAACTGCTGCACTAAGTGCATATAGTTTACTTAATGAACAAACTAAAAACGCTTTAACAAGCCAAAAAACATTATTAGAACAACTTGCAGCTAAAATATTTAATTTAAAACAAATTATTACACCTAGTCAAGATCAAAAAGATTCACAAACACCACCAAAATCAGGTAATGCTCAAGGTTCAAACAACCAATCTCAAAATGATCAAACAAACCCTGCTAATGGAGAAACTACTACTAACAGATCAGCTTCTGCTCAATTACGATTAGACTTCTTTGTTAATTGAAATAATGAACAAAGATATGATTATGAAAATAATAGAGAAGTTGAAAAACTTAAAACAAGTCATGAAAATGGTTTAAATAACTCATCACAATATCCCCAAAATTACCGTAGTGTTTGACAATTACAAAAAGATTTAGATACAACACAAACTAATAAGACTAAGTTTGATAATTTAGCAAAATCAATGAAACTTGATACTTTTGATAATAATCGTTTTAAATCTTTTACCGTTCCTTCTTATAAGGAAGATGGCACTATAGATGGTCTAAATATTCAAAAAAAACTTGTAATTCATGAAAGTGATATTGAATATTTAATAGCAGGAGAAAATCAAACCCATGGTTTAGGGTTGGGACGTACTTTAACTAATGAAAAGTATAAAGATATTGCTTTAGAAACTTTTGCTATTACAGTTGATAATCAAGGAGCTACTAGCGCTAATGACCCACTAGCCGGAAGACAATATTCAGGTACAGCTTGAATTTTAGATTACGAACTTTCTGAAGATGGTAAATACCCAACAAAATGGTATTTAGCAAGTAACTTACATGTTATTCAATATTTGGGCTCAGATACTAAAAACCTTTGACTTGGGAGAGTTGATGAAGATACACCATTAAATCAAACAATTTCTACTAAGGATCGTTTAAAATCAGAAAAAAATTCTCCTGGTGTATTCAATGAATGATTTACTAAATTTAAGTTAAATTTAACTGATCCGGCTCTTAAGGATAAGGTTAAATTAGTATACACTGCTGTTGATTTCTTAAAAAAAGATCCTAAAGATTATTTATCTCAATCTCAACAAACTGAATTTGGTGAATATAAAGAATATTCTGATTTTGCTGTTTTTGAAATTGACTTAACTGGGGTAAGTGGTAATAGTGGCTTTGAAGTATATAGTCAAAAACCAAACTCAAACTCAGTTGCTAATGCCGAAGAATTTTTAAAGCGTTTAACAAATAATTATGCTACTAAACAAGAAAAGCAATCTAGTTTATTAAAAGAATCTTATTTAAAAAACTATGATCCTATTAATATCCCTATTGCTAACAATAATGCAAATACTAATAAAGATTATTTACTTTCTCTAGGATATCCTGCAAATTTTGGTCCTCATATTAAAATTCCTAATAATATATCAGGTGATAGAGAAACAATCATTAGGTGAGTGGAACAATATTATAACATTGATTTTGGTAATCAAATGAACTTATGAACTAATGAAATTTCAAAAAACCCAAAATGGTTGCAAATTAATCCACAAACTTCAGAAGCCACAAGCGTTGAAATTCCTTCAATTGTTGGTAATCGTTTAACTTCTCATGTTTCAACTCATACCTTTAAAGATAAACCAGGGGTTTTTGATGCCTTTTTATCTTGACCACTTGTTAATAATACTGAACGTCCTTTAACAGTTAATTATAATGGTAAATTAACTCCATTAATCCAAATGGGGTTAGGATATGCCTTAGCTAATTATGAAGGTCCTGGTGGAGCTAGTGGTTCATCAGTAAGAAATCAAAAAAATCAATTAGTTGGAATTTTTCACTCAGTAGCTAACTTTACCTTATTAGGTATGGCTGCAGCTTTTAGATCAGAAGGTTTTGATTACCAAGGATTATATGGTTCATATAACTTACCACAGTATGATTTAATTTATGGTGGTGGTAAAGATCAAGCCAGTTCATACCGCGAGGCCTTAGCAAAAGTGCGCCCTAATATAAAAACTCGTTTATTTAAAAATGGAGCTAGTGCAACATACGAAGAATTTAAATTTAATGAGTAA
- a CDS encoding TIGR00282 family metallophosphoesterase: MQKKKKLTVLFIGDIFGLPGIITIEKYLGKIKNKYKADYIIAQGENITGRKGLNELDYIRLKKAGIDFFTMGNHVWANDDIYNIINNNDIARPYNINNSYPGQGTQVININNFSLRITSIMGQTFNELRHPWLESSSNSFLESIDNLLKSKDQSDFHLVDFHGETTSEKYIFGLHVDGKVDVVVGTHTHVQTNDAHLLPNGTAYITDVGMTGPIDCAIGARFEEVRNKIVNPESREKFYVSSNNTQFNGVVIELTKNGLARKKHKIKKINLFDLKIY; this comes from the coding sequence ATGCAAAAAAAGAAAAAACTAACTGTTTTATTTATTGGTGATATTTTTGGCTTACCAGGCATTATTACGATTGAAAAATATTTAGGCAAAATTAAAAATAAGTATAAAGCTGATTACATAATTGCACAAGGAGAAAACATTACTGGTCGTAAAGGGCTTAATGAGCTTGACTACATTCGTTTAAAAAAAGCAGGAATTGATTTTTTTACAATGGGGAATCATGTATGAGCTAACGATGATATATATAATATAATTAATAATAACGATATTGCTAGGCCATATAATATTAATAATTCATATCCAGGGCAAGGAACCCAAGTTATCAATATTAATAATTTTTCTTTAAGAATTACTTCTATAATGGGTCAAACTTTTAATGAGTTGCGCCACCCTTGGTTAGAATCAAGTTCTAATTCATTTTTAGAATCAATTGATAATCTTTTAAAAAGCAAAGACCAAAGTGATTTTCACTTAGTTGATTTCCATGGAGAAACAACGAGTGAAAAATATATCTTTGGTTTACATGTTGATGGTAAAGTAGATGTAGTAGTAGGCACACATACTCATGTGCAAACAAACGATGCTCATTTATTGCCTAATGGAACAGCATATATAACTGATGTTGGAATGACTGGACCTATTGATTGTGCAATTGGCGCAAGATTTGAAGAAGTTAGAAATAAGATAGTTAACCCAGAATCACGCGAGAAATTTTATGTTAGTTCAAACAACACACAATTTAATGGTGTTGTAATAGAACTAACTAAAAATGGTCTTGCGAGAAAAAAACACAAGATAAAGAAGATCAACTTATTTGATTTAAAAATTTATTAA
- the uvrB gene encoding excinuclease ABC subunit UvrB, which yields MIYKLNSEFKPGGDQPKAIEFLTKGIKKNQEHQVLLGVTGSGKTFTIANIIQNFERPVLVLSHNKTLASQLYSELKGFFPENCVEYYISYFDYYRPEAYISSTDTYIEKDSKTNEQIEIMRMKTVNSLLTRKDVIVIASVSAIYGALNPAIYSQSFLNVYVEQEISIQDFARKLINIKYERNDVSDLSPGQFSVKGDIVIIRPADSETQAIQISFWGDFIEEISLVDSLTKETLKDLKVYILSPGDAYAAENSIYDQIIPKIQNELTEQLTYFTEKNKLLEKERLSQRVKNDINDLKEFRMCKGIENYSMYLDGRNFGQRPYTLLDYFPKDSLIFIDESHITVPQINAMISGDQSRKRSLVDFGFRLPSALENRPLSLKEFEDEFEFKKIYVSATPSNYELTKSNQQVFKMYVRPTGLVDPEIIIKPTKNQVEDIFLILEEQKQKNERTIILTTTKESSEKLSEYMQKRNVKAAYIHSEHTIFERNEIIRKLRIGAYDVIIGINLLREGVDIPEVSKVLILDADKGGFMRSETNLIQIVGRASRNVNGQAILYADTISEAMKKCILDNQEKRKIQIEYNLKNNIIPKSVSKKIPSALTDKNISSSVTKILKSKTKTKKSNKITVINELTKEMLKAASERDYVKAQEIKDLIFELESEGEINV from the coding sequence ATGATCTATAAATTAAACTCTGAATTTAAACCTGGTGGCGATCAACCTAAGGCAATAGAATTTTTAACAAAAGGTATAAAAAAGAACCAAGAACACCAAGTCTTACTTGGTGTTACTGGCTCTGGTAAAACATTTACAATTGCAAATATTATACAGAATTTTGAGCGACCTGTTTTAGTTTTATCTCATAATAAAACTTTAGCTAGTCAACTATATAGTGAATTAAAAGGTTTTTTTCCTGAAAATTGTGTTGAATATTATATTTCGTATTTTGATTATTATCGTCCTGAAGCATATATCTCAAGTACAGATACTTATATTGAAAAAGATTCAAAAACTAATGAGCAAATTGAGATAATGCGGATGAAAACTGTGAATTCACTTTTAACTCGTAAGGATGTTATTGTGATTGCTTCAGTTAGTGCAATATATGGGGCATTAAACCCCGCTATTTATTCACAAAGTTTTTTAAATGTATATGTTGAACAAGAAATATCAATCCAAGACTTTGCTCGTAAATTAATAAATATTAAATATGAACGTAATGATGTAAGTGATTTAAGTCCAGGCCAATTTTCTGTTAAAGGAGATATTGTAATTATTAGGCCTGCTGATTCAGAAACTCAAGCTATACAAATTAGTTTTTGGGGAGATTTCATTGAAGAGATTTCTTTAGTTGATTCATTAACTAAAGAAACATTAAAAGATCTTAAAGTATATATTTTATCACCTGGTGATGCTTATGCAGCGGAAAACTCAATTTATGATCAAATTATTCCGAAAATTCAAAATGAATTAACTGAGCAATTAACTTATTTTACTGAGAAAAATAAGCTTTTAGAAAAAGAAAGATTATCACAAAGAGTTAAGAATGATATTAATGATTTAAAAGAATTTAGAATGTGTAAAGGAATCGAAAACTATTCAATGTATTTAGATGGAAGGAATTTTGGTCAAAGGCCTTATACTTTACTTGATTATTTTCCTAAAGATTCATTAATATTTATTGATGAATCACATATTACAGTACCGCAAATCAATGCAATGATTAGCGGAGATCAATCTAGAAAAAGAAGCTTAGTGGATTTTGGCTTTAGACTACCATCAGCCTTAGAAAATCGTCCATTGTCTTTAAAAGAATTTGAAGATGAATTTGAGTTTAAAAAAATATACGTTTCAGCAACACCAAGCAACTATGAATTAACTAAGTCAAATCAACAAGTTTTTAAAATGTATGTAAGGCCAACAGGACTTGTTGACCCTGAAATTATTATTAAACCAACAAAAAACCAAGTTGAAGACATTTTTTTAATTTTAGAAGAGCAAAAACAAAAAAATGAACGTACAATTATTTTAACAACAACTAAGGAATCTTCTGAAAAACTCTCTGAATATATGCAAAAAAGAAATGTTAAAGCTGCTTACATTCATTCTGAGCACACTATTTTTGAGCGTAATGAAATTATCCGAAAATTAAGAATTGGAGCTTATGATGTAATTATAGGAATTAATTTATTACGTGAAGGAGTCGATATTCCTGAGGTTTCAAAAGTTTTAATATTGGATGCTGATAAAGGTGGTTTTATGCGCAGTGAAACTAACCTTATTCAGATTGTTGGTAGAGCTTCAAGGAATGTAAATGGTCAAGCAATTTTATATGCCGATACCATCTCAGAAGCGATGAAAAAATGCATTTTAGACAATCAAGAAAAAAGAAAAATACAAATTGAATACAATCTAAAAAATAATATAATACCTAAGTCTGTAAGTAAGAAAATCCCTAGCGCTCTTACAGACAAAAATATTAGCAGCTCAGTAACCAAAATCCTAAAAAGTAAAACTAAGACAAAAAAATCAAATAAAATTACAGTTATTAATGAACTTACCAAGGAAATGCTAAAAGCTGCTAGCGAAAGAGATTATGTGAAAGCTCAAGAAATTAAGGATTTAATTTTTGAGCTTGAATCAGAAGGAGAAATCAATGTATAA